The DNA sequence ATGGACCCGCCCGAGCACACCCGGGTCCGCCAGATCGTCCAGCGCGGCTTCACCCCACGCGCCATCCGCGCCCTCGAGGACGCCCTGCGCGACCGCGCCGAACGCATCGTGGCCGGGGCCAGGGAGGGCGGCAGCGGGGACTTCGTCACCGATGTCGCCTGCGAACTGCCGCTCCAGGCGATCGCCGAGCTGATCGGCATCCCCCAGCAGGACCGGTCCAAGATCTTCGACTGGTCCAACAAGATGGTCGCGTACGACGATCCGGAACTGGCCATCACCGAGGAGATCGGCGCCGAGTCGGCCATGGAACTGATCTCGTACGCGATGAACCTCGCCGCCGACCGCAAGGCGTGCCCGGCCAAGGACATCGTCAGCCGGCTGGTGGCCGCCGAGGACGAGGGCAACCTGGGCTCGGACGAGTTCGGCTTCTTCGTCCTGCTGCTCGCCGTCGCCGGCAACGAGACCACGCGCAACGCCATCAGCCACGGGATGCACGCCTTCCTCACCCACCCCGGCCAGTGGGAGCTGTTCAAGGACGAGCGCCCCGCCACCGCCGCCGACGAGATCGTGCGCTGGGCCACCCCCGTGATGTCCTTCCAGCGCACCGCCACCCAGGACACCGAACTCGGCGGACAGCGCATCGAGGCGGGCCGGCGGGTCGGCGTCTTCTACTCCTCCGCCAACAACGACCCCGAGGTCTTCGACCGCCCGGAGGTCTTCGACATCACCCGCGACCCCAACCCCCATCTCGGCTTCGGAGGCGGCGGACCGCACTTCTGCCTCGGCAAGAGCCTGGCGGAGCTGGAGATCCGGCTGATCTTCGAGGCCATCGCGGACACCCTCCCGGACATCCGGCTCACCGGTGAGCCCCGGCGGCTGCGCTCGGCCTGGTTGAACGGGATCAAGGAGATGCGGGTGTCCTACTCACCGTCCTGACCCCGCGACCACACCGTCCTGACCCCGCGACGCCGCTACTTGAACGGCACGTTGACGCACGCCACCCGGGCGCCGGCCTCCCCGGCCTTGCCCGACGTGGTGCCCGTCGCATGCTTGTGGATCACCACCGAGCGGGCCTCCCCGGACCTGAAGTGCCACTTCACCCACGCCTTGGCGTAACCCTTGCCGGAGCCGTTGGTGGTGACGTCCAGCCACACCTCGTTGTGCCGATTGGCGTACTTCGGATTGGTCGAGGGCTGCTTGGGATCCTTCTTGTTCTGGTAGTGCGGCCCCGACGCGTCGGGCTTGGTGCCGCACGCCTTCGTATGGACATGGATCCCGAAGTGGTGGTCGGCCGCGACGCCCCGCAGGCTGAGGAAGATGAACGTGCCACTGTGCATCTTGTAGTGGCCGCCGTGCATGTTCTTCTCGTGCTGCTCCATGCCCTTGCCACCCAGCCGCAGCTCCGCGACGAACGCCGTCGCGGTCGTCGGCACCAGCGACTTGTCGTAGGTCACCGCACCGGCGCTCTTCGCCTGCGACGCCGGCTGGAAGTTGTCGTGGACGAAGACGAAGGGGCGCGGCGGCGCGGCGACCGCGGGGGTCGCGATGGCCATCGAGGCGGCCATCGCCACCGCCGCTGTTGCTGCCTTCACCAGGGACATCCTTGATCCCTCCTCGGTCGGGGCCCCCGCTCCCCGTCTCGATTCCCGAATTACCCCGTCTGGGCCGTTTCCGCCCCTTTTCACCACGCTAGACCCGCCGGTCATGCCTCTCAACGCGAGGCGTCAGCCGCTCCGCGCCCGCCGTTTCCGCGGGCTCGGCCTCGTCGTGCTTTCCGCCGCGCTGCCGTACCAGCCCCGGCACCAGCTCCCGGGCCCGGGTGACCGCGGCGCCCACCGCCGCCGACAGCGGCGGTGCCTCCTCGTGCGGGCGCTTGCCCACGCCGAGCAGCAGGTACTGGAGCCCGAACCCGGCCGAGACGATGGCCGCGCCGCCGATCGCGTCCAGCACATAGTGGTTGGCGGTGCCCACGATGACGGCCGTCGTCAGCAGCGGGTACAGGATGCCGAGCGCCTTCGCCCATACGTACGGCGCCACGATCGCGATGACCACCCCGCACCACAGCGACCACCCCACATGCAGCGACGGCATGGCCGCGTACTGGTTGGACAGCTTGGTGAGCGCGCCGAAGTCCGGGTTGTTCAGGTCCTGCGGGCCGTGCGCGGTGTCCACGTACCCCAGGCCCATCAGCCGCGGCGGGGCCAGCGGGTAGAGCCAGAAGCCGACCAGGGCGAGCAGCGTGGCGAAGGCCAGCGGGGTACGGGCCCAGCGGTAGGTCGCCGGGCGGCGCAGATACAGCCAGGCCAGCAGGGACAGCGGAATCAGGAAGTGGAAGGTGCTGTAGTACCAGTTCATGAAGTGCTTGAGCCCCGAGGTGTCCGCCACGATGGCGTTGAACCAGTGCTCGATGTCGATGTGCAGCCAGCCCTCGAGGGAGAGCACCTGGTGGCCATGGCCCTCGGCCACGCTGCGCTCGTCCGGGGCGTGGCCGCGGATCCAGGAGTAGGCGAAGTAGCCGACGCGGATCAGCATCAGCTCGAGCATCAGATTCGGGCGGGACAGCGGCCGCTTGACGAACCTCAGCAACGGCACCCAGGCGAAGCGGCCCTTGGCCGGTTCGGCGACCGGGGTCGGCTCGGGATCGTCCCAGTGCGGCGAGGTACGGGAGAGGAACGGCACCACACAGGCGGCGGCGAGCGCGGCCAGCAGCGGCGCGTTGTAGCCGATATGGCCGAGGATCTCGATGTCGGGCAGCAGGGCGGTACGGCTGAGCGACATCGCCAGCACCACCAGCACCGGCCACACCAGCCGGTCCGAGGCGCGCCGGCCCACCCGGCCGACCACGGCCAGCAGAATCCACAGCTGCTGGTGCTGCCAGGAGGTGGGCGAGACCGCGAGCGCCACGCTGCCGGTGATGGCGGCGGCGAGAAGCGGCTGCCCGTCCCTCGCGTAGCGCACCGCGCGGCGCAGGCCGATCACGGCGACCGCGACCGCGAGCACGGCCAGCAGCACCAGCTCGGCCGGGCCTTCGAGGCCGATGCGCAGCAGCAGCCCGTGCAGCGACTGGTTGGCCAGGCTGTCGGCGGGCGCGCCGAGCCCGGCGCCGCCGATGTGGTGCACCCAGTACGTCCACGAGTCGTGCGGCATCGCCGCCCAGGCGAGCGCGGAGCAGGCGGCGAAGGTCGCGCCCGCCAGGGCCGCGGCCCGGCGCCGTCCGATGCACCACAGCACGACGGCGAACAGCAGCAGCGCGGGCTGGAGCGCCGCGGCCACGCCGATGAGCACCCCGGTCTGCCGTCCGGAGGTCCTGGGCAGCACGGTGAGGACGACCAGCAGTACCGGGATGATGCTGGTCTGGCCGAGGGTGAAGGTGTTGCGCACCGGAAGCGAGAGCACCAGCAGGCTGATGGCCAGGGGGGCGGCGATCAGCGAGGTGCGGCGGGAGACCGGACCGGGCAGCGCGCGGGCCACGACCAGCCCGAGGACCACGACCAGCAGCAGGGTGCCGAAGGTCCAGGCGACGCCGAGGCTCTGTTCGGCGGCCCGGGTCAGCGGCTTGAGGACGAGCCCGGAGAACGGGGTTCCGGTGAACGAGTCCCCGTCGTACAGCGACCCTCTGACGTGCAGTACGCCCTGGTCGCCGAGCCAGGTCTCCAGGTCGGTCAGCCGCTCGCCCGGCGGCCTCCGCAGCACCGCGGCCGCCTGACGGACGGCCAGCAATCCCGCCAGGAGCCACAGGGCCGCGAGTCCCATTCTGATCCGTGGCGTCCGCGCCCCGACCGCACCGGGGGCCGGCCCCGTGTCCGGGGTGCGCCCCAGTCCGCTCCGCTCCACGTTCGCCACGCCGTGCCGCTCCCCCACTTGCCGTCTTCACCTGTCCCGGATGTCTGAGACCCTACTGAGCCCACTACTCAGACGCCGCACACCCCCACGTCACCTGACTGTCGTCGGCGGTTGGCCGAAAGATGTCAGGCTTTGGCAGGGTGCTTGCGCTCCGCGTGCGTCCGTACGGTCCGGGCCAATTTCATCAGGGCTGCGGGGTGCGCCGCGAATCGGGACCGGCCGCGCGCTGGAACGCCCCCGGCGTCACCCCGAAGCACCGCACGAACCACCGGTGGAAATGGCTCTGGTCGGCGAACCCCGCCTGGGCCGCGGCCTCGGCCGCGCTACGGCCCGCGACCAGCAGCCCACGCGCCCGGCGCAGCCGGAGCTGGCGCTGGAAGTCGCTCGGCGCCATTCCGTACGTGGCGCGGAACGCCCGGTAGAGCGCGTACCGGCTGCATCCGGCGGCCTCCGCGAGCCGCGCCGCCGGGATCTCCTCCGCGTACGCCTCCTCCAGCAGCGCGCGGGCACGCAGCGCGGCCCGCGCCTGCCCGCCGCCCCCGGCCGGAAGCGCTCGGGCGCGCAGCGGGCCGGTGGACCCGCGCCGCACCATCGCCCCGACGGCGGCGGTCAGCCGCTCGTCCCGCACCAGCGGTCCGGCGCCGTCGACCAGGGCGGTGTGCAGCCGCAGCAGGGCGCGGGCCAGCACCGGATCGCTGACCACGGGCTGATCGAACAGCGGCAACGCCGCCCGGTGGTCCGCGACATCGGCCACATCGGCGAGAACGTTCCGCACCACATCGGGACCTATGTGGACGATCCGGTACTTGTACCCGAGCTCGGCGGCCGCCTCCCCGTCATGCGGATCGTCGGGGTTGAAGACCATCACCATCCCCGCCCCGCTGGTGCGCAGCGCACCCCGGCACCGGAAGCGCTGGGCGCCGATCTCGGTGACGGCGAAGGAGTAGGCGTCGTGGCTGTGCGGATGGAAGCGATGGCTGAAGAAGTGCGCGTGCATGGCCTCCACGGGCCGGTCGGGATCGCGCCAGTACCGGGCCCAGTCCTCCTGGCCCCGCGCTCCCTCTCCGACCGCACCGACGGCACCGACCGCTCGCACAGCTCCATTGTGCCGTCCCGCACCAGCGTTCAAGACCGCAGGTCACGACCGTGGCGAGGATGGGTCCATGCGTTTCGACACCAAGATCGCCGTCATCGTCCGCACCGACCTCGCCGACTGGCAGAAGCTGAACGTCACCGCCTTCCTCGCGAGCGGTCTGGCCCACGCCACGGACGAGATCGTCGGCAAGCCGTACGAGGACGCCTCGGGCAACGCCTACCTCCCGATGTTCCGCGAGCCGGTCCTCGTCTACGCCGCCGACGCCGCCGCCCTCACCCGCACCCACGCCCGAGCCCTCTCCCGCTCCCTGCCAACGGCCCTCTACACCGAAGAGCTGTTCGGCACCGACAACGAGGACGACAACCGCGCGACGGTCCGGGCCGTCGAGGCCGACGCGCTGAACCTGGTGGGCCTGGCGGTCTACGGACCGCGCGGCCAGGTGGACAAGGTGACCAAGGGCCTGAAGCTGCACGGCTGAGGGGGCCGCCGGGCCGACGCCGGGCCGACGAGCCGCGGCAAAGTGAGCGCTGTACGGCTCCCGACCGCCGGGCGCGCAACACCGGTACGGGCCGCGCAACACCGCGGCGCCGCGCGCGGGCCGCAGCACAGGCCCGGACGCCCTCCGACAGGACCACGACAGCGGCACGACAGCGGTACGAGAGTGCCCCTCTGCAGGCTTGTCCCCAAGCGACACCGAGCGATGCGCTCGACCGAGTGCACGCGGACGCCGACAGAAGGGAAAACTCATGCAACTGGTCAACGCGGTGAAGAGCCGGACGAGCGGACGGTGGAAGCGCGCGGTTCTTCCCGTCGCGGCGCTCGCCGCCATCGCGGCCTATGGCCCGTTCGCTCCCCAGGCTCAGGCCGCACCCGCCCTCAAGGACCCCTGCGGGTTCTTCGAGACCTCCACCGACGCCTACTACAACCACTGCACGACCGACAACTCACATATCGTGATCGAGATCGACGACTGGTTCACCAACACTGAGATGTGTGTGGGCCCAGGGGTGACCTGGATCGGGGCGGCCGGAGATGTCGACGGCGCCTGGTACACCGGGCGCACCTGCTGATCCCCATTCCGGAGATCGAGATGCCGGCGGCCGTGGTGTCGCCGGCATCGGCGCGGCCCCACGCCGCTCGGACCGGCGTCGGCAAGGGTGCGGACACCCGCGGCCAGGCATCGTCACCCGTCCGAAATTCAGTGGAACCGCACTCCCGTGCGCCGCTACCGTGCTCCCGCCCACCGTCACCCCGTGAAGGACATGCCGATGTACACCAAGTGAGACCCCCCAAGCGCTGATCCGTCGCGCGTCGCACCTGTGCGCCGTGCTCCTTTCCGCTGCGGTCTTCTCACTGAAACCGGTGTATCTCTGTGTCCAAGAACTGGGTGGTCGTGCCCACCTGCCCGCTGATCGTCCGTTACGACAACGACCCCGGCCCGGTCGCCGTACGGCGCCGCGACGCGGGCCGCCCGATCCGAACCGAGCGGCCGGCCTGGCAGTCGCCCTACGGTCCGCCGCCGCGCCGGTCACACCGTGGCCGGTGGGTGCCTGTGCCGGGGTGGACCGGCTCTCGGCCCGCTGCGCGGCATGGACACCTGTGCGGCCGGTGCGGCTGATCGCAGGCCGGACGGGCCCTGGCGTCATAGTCCGCGGCCTTCCTGGTGATGCGGCAGGATGGTGGGCATGAGCATCGTGAAGATCAATGTGCTGACGGTCCCGGACGAGCAGCGCGAGGTGCTGGAGAAGCGCTTCGCGTCGCGGGCCGGGACGGTCGAGAACTCCGACGGCTTCGAGTGGTTCGAGCTGCTGCGCCCGGTCGAGGGCACCGACCAGTACCTCGTCTATACGCGCTGGCGCAGCGAGGAGGACTTCCAGGCGTGGATGGAGGGCCCCATGAAGGCCGCCCACCAGCGCGGCGGCGAGGACGCCCCCCAGCACAAGCCCGCCGCGTCCGGCTCCACGTTGTGGTCCTTCGAGGTCGTCCAGCAGGCCGCGCCCAAGCAAGGCTGACACAGCCCCTTGCCACCATCGCTAGCCCTCTGGCCAAAGCCAGGGGGCTAGCGGTTTCGTGTTGCGCCCGTTAGACGGCTGCGAGCCCGCCTGCCCGTTGGTTGCACTGTCCGGGGAGGCGGCTCATGCGCCACGGGGATCGCGCCCGCTGAAAGCTGACGCGGCGGCTTCGAGAGCCAAGTGCCACGGATAGTTCTCCGGTCGATGCTGGCCCGGCTCGTTGGGTACGAAACCGCCTTCCCCGTACAGCACACGCACCCCCATCGCGCGGAGCGTGGCAACGCTGGTGTCGAACTGGGTGTGCTGGACGTAGGCGGCGTTGACGCACGGCAGGGCCACGGTGGGGATGCCCTTGCCGATGGCCTCGGCCACGAATCCGACGATGAACTTCTCGGTGATCCCCAGGGCCCACTGGTTGATCGTGTTGAAGGTGGCGGGTGCCAGGACGGCGACATCCGCGGGAGGCCAGGCGTCCGGCTGCCAGGGCAGCTTGTACTGACTGCGCACAGGGTGTCCGGTCAGCTCTTCCAACGCTGGCAGCTCGTCGTCAAGCCAGCGTGCGGCCGTGGGGGTCAATCCGAGGCAGACATCCCAGTCAGCCGTCTGCGCACGTTCGATCACGCCAGTGATGTTCAGCACAGGCGGGGCGGCGCTTCCGAACAGGTAGAGGACACGGTTCGCGGTCATGCGGGCAGTCCACAGTGCGGCACCCTCCCTCCGCAAACCATGCCCGCTTGGGGGGCACATCCCCGTTCACCGTCTTCGGCAGAGGCCGGGCGGGTAGCGTTTCCGTTGAGTGAGTCACGAGGAGGCATGCATGCCGCTCCCCGACGACGAGCACACGGGCGCTCGGATCGCACATCACCGGAAACGGGCTGGGCTGACTCAGCGAGGGTTGGCCCAGAAAGTTCCTTACTCCTACAGCCTGCTGACCCAGGTTGAGTCCGGGCACAAGCCAGCCAGCCCCGACCTGGTGGCCGCTGTGGCTAAAGCACTGTGCATCGACGTCACGGCACTGACCGGCCAGCCCTACGTAACCGAGCTACAGCAGGACCGGTTGGCCGCGCCGGTCCGCCCGATCCGCGAAGCCCTCGACCTTTACGACCTGGGGGCCGATCCGGCGATCACACCGCGCCCCACTCCCAAGCTCGTCGCCGCTGCTCAGGCTTTGTGTCAGCAGGTCCGGGCCACGAAGCTCCATGACGCTGCTCTTGATCTCCCAGGAACTATGGCGGAGATCACTACAGCCGCGTATCGGACGCCGTCATCCGAGTTGTGGGCTGCCCTGTCGAGTACCTACCGCACCGCGCACGACCTGGCCGTGAAGCTGGGCTACTACGACCTGTCCACGGTGGCTCTGGACCGTATGGACTGGGCTGCCTCGCGGGCATCCGATCCGTTGCTGTCCGCAGTGCGCCAGTACATGCGGGCCCTCGTCTACTTCCGAGAGGGTGAGTACACCATCGGCCAGCGGCTCGTAGCATCCGGGCAGGGGCTGTTGGGACAGTCTCCGCACACCCGAGAACGGCATGCCGTTGCCGGACAGCTTCACCTCGGGGCGAGCATCATCGCTGCCCGCGCCCATGACGAAGACGCGGTGAAGAACCACCTCGAAGAGGCCCGGTCCTACGCCAACCGGACAGGCGAAGCAGCGGACGTGCACTGGCTGTCATTCGGCCCCACGAATGTCGCCGTGCATGCGGTGTCGGCTCATGTCGAGATGCGGCACTACGGCGAAGCTCTGCAAGAGGCTGCGAAGGTGCGGATACCGCAGGACTGGGCTGTCTCCCGCGCCGCGCACTTCTACGTGGACCAGGCACGCGCCCAGATGGAAGCGGGGCGCTCTGAAGCGGCCTTGAAATCGATGGTGACCGCGCGGAAGCTGGCGCCGCAGCAGACCAGGTACCACGCGGGCGCTCGCGAGACCATCCGGGGCCTGATCCACTTGTCCCGGCGCACCCCGGACAGCCTGGATCACCTCGCCGCCTGGGTGGGCCTCTGACACTTTCACCGCAGTAGCCCCCGGCTTTCACTCAACTGTGAAAGTTGGGGGCTACGCATGTCACCAGCATGAATACTCAGCCGGTTTTTCATCCGCCACAGGGCCCCGGCGACGCGGGCGTGCGCCCCGGGGCGTGGCCAACCTGAGGAAGCAGGTCGACATGCGGCACTGTATCGGGAGGATCTTCGAACCGTTGATGAAAGTGCTACCACCCGGCCAGGGGCGTCATCACGCGGTTGCGACGCGTCAGCCGATGGACTGCGTCGATACCCAGACGTTGCAGCTGCCTCGTGTGCGCCAGACGCCGAGTGAGCCGGTGCTGCGCGGTGAGGACATGGAGCTTGTCCGGCCGTATCTGGTGGCGCATGAGCGTCAGAAGGCCGTGCCTCCGGTGGAACTGCTGTGCGCTCCGCACGGGATGGCGGTGGTCAGGTGAGCGCGCAACCGCGACTGCTGCCGTGGCCCGGCCCTGCCGGGCAGCCGTGCTACCTGGTGTCGGACGCGGACGGTGAGGGATATCTGTCGCGGCTGGCTGACGAGATGGAAGCGGTTCAGCTCCAGATGGGTGCTGAACTCATCGGTCACGCCCGTCTGCTGCTCCGCGACCGAAAGGCGGACGTGCGAGAACTCCGCTACCTCTCGGACCGTCTGATCGAGGCACTACAAGACGCGCTCCGGATCGCGGAGAGTCGCGGCGGGCGGCTACCGGTGCCTGGCGAGTGCGGGACCGACGGACCGGCTCGAACGGATGAGGAGGCCGAATGAGTGAGGCGTCAGGAGGCTGGCAGGTGGGGCCGGCGCCGGGGCGTGGCCTGTGTCCTGGGAAAGACGGCCGGCTTGAGCTGCCGCTTCGGGTTATCCGGCCCGGTCGCGCGTCCATGGCATCGCTGGTGCTGACGGTGGTGGAGGCAGAGCAGTTGCACGCTGCCTTGTGTTACGCGCTCGGTGGCGAGCCCACGCCTGAGGACGCGCCAGAGTGCCGGAAGCCAGTGCGCTATCCCGGTGGCCGACAACGGTACTGAGGTCCGCCCGGGTTGGAACACGCACAACAACCGACTCGTCGGCGTGGAGTCGGCAGGGGCGCGACTGGTGCCGCTTCGGGCGCGGACGGCTCCGGTGTGGTGCGGTTGGAGCTGCCGGTGGCGGCTGCGCGTGAGGTGGCGATGCTGGCGCGGGTGACGGCGGCCCGGTTACGCGGGGCGAGCTGATCGGGGTGGCCGGTGGCGGGCGTGCGGTGCTGGACCGGCGCGCTGTGGGCACCGCCGCCGGCCGTAGCGGCTTAGGGGCGGGAGCTGTCACGGGGCGAGAGAACAGGGGGCCTTACACTGGCCCGGCGAATCGGGCGGGTCTGTGATCCTGCCCGCGTTTGCGACCGATCGGCCTCCTGTTCTTAGAGGCTCGCCCCGTGGTGGCTGCCTAAAAGCCGCGTAGGCCGTCGGCCCCAGCCACAACGCCCCCGCCCCGGACGGCGGTCGGCCCTTGGCGAGCGCTCGCAGGTGCGCTGATAGGTGCGGGCGGTGGGCGCCCGACGGGACCGGCGGCCACGCCGCAGCCCGGCGGGGCGGCCAGACCGCCCGGCACGCCGCAAGGCGTGCCCTTGAGCAAGTGAAGACAAGTTTCGACAGTTCGCCGGTCGGGGGCTCAGACCGCGCGGGGTTGGCGGTGCTGTCGGTAGGCATCGACGACTGAGATAGCGAGCTGGATGATAGGGCGACCTGTCAAGTGCAATATTCAGGAAAGCGCCAAGATGCTCGCAGTCGGGACGACGCATAGCATGGATCTCCTAGGCATGGCCTTCTCGGGCTCCGTAGGTCCTTCGAAATACATCTAACACCCCTCCCGGGCAGGTGTTGAACGTGTCATTCTTTCTGGCGCTTTTCTCGGGCGCGTTTGGGGCCGTCGCGGGCGCGACCTTGGGAGCACTCCTGTCGCGCTGGTTGGGCCGTGAGCGCCTTTCTCTATCTCTGCTGTCAATAGCGAGAGAAGCCACTCAGCCAGGCACAGGTCTGTCGATCCCTCCAAGCGTTGTGGAGTGGACGCGCAGCTTTCATTGGGGAATGGGGCTACAGCGATTCAGCAACCCGGCTCGAATCGAGGAAGAGATTCGAGCCTGCAGACGATTCACCAACGAGTCTCCCGACGCAAAATCAACCTTGCCCTCTTTGGCTACACAGACAGAACATGCGACCACCCGTGCAGACAAGTTGACGGTAGTAAAGGAACTGATTAAAAAGCCGGTAATAATGAGCATTATAGCTGACGGCCTATACCGAAAGAGAATCCAAATCGGCGACGGCGGCGCGAAAGTCAGGTCAATGCCCGGCTGGAGCCAGGGCGAACTTTTGAATTACACCGTCGAACCAAAAGGAAAAGACAGAATTGAAATCAATTTCATCGTAGATTACGAGACCGAGGGCTGGGATCTTTCGGGGGAGCAGGCTGCACAGAAGCTTGAGGCAACGAAGCGTCTCTTGGTCGCCCTTCAGCGGTTCGACAGGGATGCCATTAAGGCATGTCTGGAATATGCACAAGAGGCAATAGATGAGGATTTCTTTAGGGCTTCAGCGATAGAGCCGCGACTCGAACAAAGTATTAAGCAAGGCCCGCTTCAGGTGGACGCCATTGTCACTAACCGAGGGAGTCAAATCGGCATAGTCAATCGGTATGCTCTTCTTTACGCCAAAGGGGGCTCGCCCCGCGAACTTGACCCCGTACTATTGAAAATCGATAGAGCTATAGGGAGGGACGGCCGTGGGGGCGGGAAACGTGATGATCACTACATATCCGTCGACCCTCATTCCACTAAGAGACTCATAATGACTTCCGAATCCGAGGGGGATAATGCAGAGCGAGTCGAGCAGTTGCGCAAACTGAAGGCCGCTTATGACACCGGAATTCTCGAATGCAAGATTTCCGTTATTGAACAAAGGACGCGCAATCGTCAACGGCGGTTGTGGTCTCCTCCGAAAAGTTTTGGCGCTGATTTGGTTAAGGATCTCAAAAATGCAGCCAAAGACCCGACTGTGCCCACTTCTCGATACCGCCTCTCTAGATACTTCTCCCCTGGTATCTAGGCTCTACATGACGATACTCAGATGGAGTGCAAGCCATGGATTGCGTGAGCGGCGATACGGTAGGCCAATTGTGCGCGGTCGGCGCTGGCACGTAGTTCTTCGAGGATCAGCGGCCGTTCGTTAGTGCCGTGGGTGACGCGGGTGGTGTGGAGGATCGGGGTCGCGTCGGGGACGTCCAGGGTGCTGTGCTCGTCGGGTAGCAGCATGAGCATGCGGGCGCTGACGGTCTCCGGCGCTTCGGCTAGCTGTTCGACCTGGTCGGCGGTGGCGAACGGGATCAGCACGGTGTGCAGGGCGCGGGTTCCGGTGTCGGGGTCGGTCAGCAGCCGTCAACGCCGAAGAGGGCTTCCCCTCGGCGAGTCCGAGCAGTGGACCCGTGATGGCCGGCGTCGCGGTGCGGTAGATGGCGGGGGTCTCTGCCTGCTCCCACGCCCTCAGCGCGGCTGACGGCTGCCCGCTTGTCCCGAGACGCATCGAGCGCACTGGCACGGCGGCCACACCGACGTCTCCAGCGGCCTCAGCGGATCGGTGGACCTGACCACGCGCGTCGGCCCGTAGGTCCTCCCGCTGTCCCGCGACACGCGCATGGTCATCATCGCGCGGCCCGTCACCGGGCTGCCTCACCGTGAAGCAGAGTGTTCGAGTAGGGGGTGGCTGGGTTAGTGTCCGTCACGTCGTCGCTCCCGTTAGCGATGGCCACGCCCCCGGGCCGGTCGCACGGTCGCGGGGGTCCTTGTCTTCGTCCAAGACAACCGCGAAGGAGCGGTCGCGGTTGGTGACCGCATGGTGACCACGCGGTGACACCGCGTACCCTGGCTCCCATGACCAGCGGGGAGTTCGGCCAACGAGTCCGCGATCTGATCCGTGACCGGGGCATGAGCGTGCGAGCGGTTGCCCGTCACCTGAACTACGACCACGCCTATCTGTCCCGCGTGCTCTGCGGGAAACAGCAGCCGTCGAGGCAACTCGTCACGGCGTTGGACAACCTGCTCGAGGCAAATGGGGAACTCTCCGACATCGCGGCACGCGTAACAGCGCCGGCAGATGAGCCGGAAGCTACTGGAACACCGGCCATCGCCGATCGGATTCTCAAACTCAACGAGGCACGCGGAGTCGACTTCGCACAGGCCATCCGGGAGACGTCCCATCGGCTGATCGTCCTGGACAATGAACTCAGCGGGGTATCCATCGCGGAGCCCGCGGGCCGCGCGTTCAAGGTCGTGCATCGGCGGCTCGGAGCCGGAGACTACGACCCTCGGTATGAGCGCGACATTCAGTCGGCCGCGGCGGAACTCGCCGAAGTCGCCGGCTGGGCTCTTTTCGACGCGGAACGAGACGGCGCCGCCCGGCGCTTCAACCAAGAGGCGCTGTTCCTCGCGAATCTCTCGGGGGACCGCTCCATCGCACTGCTGACGCTGCAGAACATGGCGATGCACAGTGAATGGCGTGGCCGGAACCAGGAGGCGCTGTCCATCGCCCGGTCGGTGCTCAACCGTGGACGGCTGTCCCCGCGCGTCGAGGCGATGTTCCGCATGCGTGAAGCGAAGGGACTGGTCGGCACGGGACGTACGTCGGATGCCGTCGAGTCGCTGCGACGCGCCCGGTCGCTCATCGAGCACGGTCACGACGTCGGCGAACCGGACTGGTCATGGTGGTTGACCGACAGGGAAATCGACGGCCACTGGGGTCACACGCTTCAGATCGCGGGTGACGCGAAGAAAGCCATCGAGCGGCTGCTGCAATCCACACAACCAGGGTGTGGCGTCGCGACCGGCTAC is a window from the Streptomyces luomodiensis genome containing:
- a CDS encoding antibiotic biosynthesis monooxygenase family protein — protein: MSIVKINVLTVPDEQREVLEKRFASRAGTVENSDGFEWFELLRPVEGTDQYLVYTRWRSEEDFQAWMEGPMKAAHQRGGEDAPQHKPAASGSTLWSFEVVQQAAPKQG
- a CDS encoding flavoprotein, with the protein product MTANRVLYLFGSAAPPVLNITGVIERAQTADWDVCLGLTPTAARWLDDELPALEELTGHPVRSQYKLPWQPDAWPPADVAVLAPATFNTINQWALGITEKFIVGFVAEAIGKGIPTVALPCVNAAYVQHTQFDTSVATLRAMGVRVLYGEGGFVPNEPGQHRPENYPWHLALEAAASAFSGRDPRGA
- a CDS encoding helix-turn-helix domain-containing protein; this translates as MPLPDDEHTGARIAHHRKRAGLTQRGLAQKVPYSYSLLTQVESGHKPASPDLVAAVAKALCIDVTALTGQPYVTELQQDRLAAPVRPIREALDLYDLGADPAITPRPTPKLVAAAQALCQQVRATKLHDAALDLPGTMAEITTAAYRTPSSELWAALSSTYRTAHDLAVKLGYYDLSTVALDRMDWAASRASDPLLSAVRQYMRALVYFREGEYTIGQRLVASGQGLLGQSPHTRERHAVAGQLHLGASIIAARAHDEDAVKNHLEEARSYANRTGEAADVHWLSFGPTNVAVHAVSAHVEMRHYGEALQEAAKVRIPQDWAVSRAAHFYVDQARAQMEAGRSEAALKSMVTARKLAPQQTRYHAGARETIRGLIHLSRRTPDSLDHLAAWVGL
- a CDS encoding helix-turn-helix domain-containing protein — protein: MTSGEFGQRVRDLIRDRGMSVRAVARHLNYDHAYLSRVLCGKQQPSRQLVTALDNLLEANGELSDIAARVTAPADEPEATGTPAIADRILKLNEARGVDFAQAIRETSHRLIVLDNELSGVSIAEPAGRAFKVVHRRLGAGDYDPRYERDIQSAAAELAEVAGWALFDAERDGAARRFNQEALFLANLSGDRSIALLTLQNMAMHSEWRGRNQEALSIARSVLNRGRLSPRVEAMFRMREAKGLVGTGRTSDAVESLRRARSLIEHGHDVGEPDWSWWLTDREIDGHWGHTLQIAGDAKKAIERLLQSTQPGCGVATGYASMSSTRLAQCLLDVRAWRDAEDLVRSLVTAVPGIASGRTLRLIGQVAQQRERLTGAPSSLTDTLEHLAERLDEDPFTL